One window of Heliomicrobium undosum genomic DNA carries:
- the sigK gene encoding RNA polymerase sporulation sigma factor SigK, giving the protein MIPTLIGALIVPFIKGLTALLSYISNNAFPQPLSETEEAYCLARLKEGDEQARNKLIEHNLRLVAHLVKKFDGTGENNDDLISIGTIGLIKAINTFDASKGTKLATYAARCIENEILMHLRAMKKMRGEVSLYDPIGVDKEGNEITLIDILGTDPEAVSDVVENALEQARLLSKLKKLSKRERYVIELRYGLLSGCRQTQREIARNLGISRSYVSRIEKRAIMKLMSDLANKA; this is encoded by the coding sequence ATGATCCCAACCCTCATAGGAGCGCTGATTGTTCCGTTTATCAAGGGACTTACGGCGCTGTTGAGCTACATCTCCAACAACGCATTCCCGCAGCCCCTGTCTGAAACGGAGGAAGCCTACTGCCTGGCTCGCTTAAAAGAAGGGGATGAACAGGCGAGAAACAAGCTGATTGAACATAACCTGCGGCTTGTGGCGCACCTGGTCAAGAAGTTCGACGGCACCGGTGAGAACAACGACGACCTCATTTCCATCGGCACCATCGGCCTGATCAAGGCCATCAACACCTTTGACGCAAGCAAGGGGACGAAACTGGCGACCTATGCAGCTAGATGTATTGAGAATGAAATTCTCATGCACCTCCGTGCCATGAAAAAGATGCGCGGTGAGGTATCCCTCTACGACCCCATCGGCGTAGATAAGGAAGGCAACGAGATTACCCTCATTGACATCCTGGGCACCGATCCGGAAGCGGTGTCCGATGTGGTGGAAAACGCCCTCGAACAGGCCCGTCTGTTGAGCAAGCTGAAAAAGCTGAGCAAGCGAGAGCGCTATGTGATTGAACTGCGTTACGGTCTCTTGAGCGGTTGCCGGCAGACGCAGCGGGAGATCGCCAGGAACCTGGGCATCTCGCGGAGTTATGTCAGTAGGATCGAAAAACGAGCGATCATGAAACTGATGTCTGACCTGGCGAACAAAGCCTAG
- a CDS encoding S8 family serine peptidase — protein MLERTFQKAPIPGQVIVKYRSPESAKKRPALKILADSQKKLAAAEAFLLEVPKNRSTGELLDELRRDADVEYAELNHRVRPAGTTGSVNTNDTFFDQQWGLAAIHAPEAWDALQKATGIVKLAVVDSGVDVNHPDLAGRVLASEGMNFVSLPKPDGSPYSDPHDLTDEMGHGTFVSSVAAAVNANGMGIAGVSGPANVLILPVKVMGAEGGTVYDTALGIRYAADHGAAVINLSLETDEESKVLAEAVHYARKQGALVVAAAGNGGTDADRVYPAAYPGVLTVGAIMPDKTIADFSNSGHCVELVAPGVDIAGALPAEIGQYFGELDQGGYYYLNGAGTSFATPMVAATAALYKLTHPGAKAAQISHALTKSAGDLGRPGRDEQYGFGLLNAGAALSGPTETLSGE, from the coding sequence TTGCTAGAGAGAACGTTTCAAAAGGCGCCGATCCCGGGACAGGTGATTGTTAAGTATCGCTCACCGGAATCAGCTAAAAAACGGCCGGCTCTGAAGATCCTGGCCGATTCACAAAAAAAGCTGGCGGCAGCAGAGGCGTTCCTCCTGGAAGTCCCCAAGAATCGTTCAACCGGGGAACTGCTGGATGAACTGCGTAGAGACGCCGATGTGGAATATGCGGAACTGAACCACCGCGTCCGTCCGGCTGGAACAACTGGTTCCGTCAACACCAACGACACCTTCTTCGACCAGCAGTGGGGCCTTGCGGCCATTCATGCCCCGGAAGCCTGGGATGCGCTGCAGAAAGCAACGGGAATCGTCAAACTGGCTGTCGTCGATTCCGGCGTCGATGTCAACCACCCCGACCTGGCTGGACGTGTGCTTGCCAGTGAGGGCATGAACTTTGTCAGTTTGCCCAAGCCCGACGGCTCCCCCTACAGCGACCCCCATGACCTGACTGATGAAATGGGCCACGGCACCTTTGTCTCCTCCGTCGCCGCCGCCGTGAACGCCAACGGCATGGGTATCGCCGGCGTGTCCGGTCCGGCGAATGTGCTAATCCTGCCGGTCAAGGTGATGGGCGCCGAGGGCGGAACGGTCTACGATACTGCCCTGGGCATCCGCTACGCCGCCGACCATGGCGCAGCGGTGATCAACCTGAGCCTGGAGACGGACGAGGAGAGCAAAGTGCTCGCCGAAGCCGTTCATTATGCCCGCAAGCAAGGCGCGCTCGTCGTCGCAGCAGCCGGAAACGGCGGTACAGACGCCGATAGGGTCTATCCGGCCGCCTATCCCGGTGTGCTCACTGTCGGCGCCATCATGCCCGACAAGACCATCGCCGACTTCTCCAACAGCGGCCATTGCGTCGAACTCGTCGCTCCGGGCGTCGACATCGCCGGCGCCCTCCCTGCTGAGATCGGCCAGTATTTCGGGGAGTTGGACCAGGGGGGCTATTACTACCTCAACGGCGCCGGCACATCCTTCGCTACGCCGATGGTGGCTGCGACGGCTGCCCTCTACAAACTGACACACCCCGGCGCGAAAGCGGCTCAGATCAGCCATGCGCTGACCAAGAGCGCCGGGGATTTGGGACGACCGGGCCGGGACGAACAATACGGGTTCGGTCTGTTGAACGCGGGCGCGGCCTTATCGGGGCCCACCGAGACCTTGAGTGGTGAATAG
- a CDS encoding slipin family protein produces the protein MRTLLWILFYSLPLIVIIALGLRVVGQYERAVHLRLGKFIGILQPGLNFIIPFGIDRAIYVDMRTATIDVPRQDIITRDNVPVAIDAVVYFQVFEPKLAILNVQDFRQATTLYAQTLLRSVLGSHDLDEMLTARDKLNAVLREQLDKATDPWGIKVTGVEIKAVDLPEGMKRAMAKQAEAERERRAKVISAEGEYQASEKLMEAAAIISKNPTGALLRILQTVTEIATEKNSTILFPLPVEILSFLQRESREEKKEQGLEGR, from the coding sequence GTGAGAACGCTGCTGTGGATTCTCTTCTATTCTTTGCCGCTCATCGTGATTATCGCCTTGGGCCTCCGAGTTGTGGGGCAATACGAGCGAGCCGTTCACCTGCGCCTCGGCAAATTCATCGGCATCCTGCAGCCGGGACTGAACTTCATTATTCCTTTCGGCATAGATCGGGCCATCTACGTGGATATGCGGACAGCCACCATCGATGTGCCCCGCCAGGACATCATTACCCGTGACAACGTGCCGGTGGCCATCGACGCCGTCGTCTACTTCCAGGTCTTCGAACCAAAACTGGCCATCCTGAATGTGCAGGATTTTCGCCAGGCGACGACCCTCTACGCCCAGACGCTGCTGCGATCGGTGCTGGGATCCCATGACCTCGATGAGATGTTGACGGCAAGGGATAAGCTGAATGCGGTTCTGCGAGAGCAATTGGACAAGGCGACCGATCCCTGGGGGATCAAGGTGACCGGTGTGGAGATCAAGGCCGTCGATCTGCCGGAAGGGATGAAGCGGGCTATGGCCAAACAGGCTGAGGCCGAGCGGGAACGGCGTGCCAAGGTGATCTCCGCCGAAGGGGAGTACCAGGCTTCGGAAAAACTGATGGAGGCGGCGGCGATCATCAGTAAGAACCCGACCGGGGCCTTACTGCGGATCTTGCAGACAGTGACGGAGATCGCTACGGAAAAGAATAGCACCATATTATTCCCGCTGCCGGTGGAAATCCTGTCGTTTTTGCAGCGGGAGAGTCGGGAAGAAAAGAAGGAACAGGGTTTGGAAGGACGGTAA
- the ppx gene encoding exopolyphosphatase, translated as MEKIGIIDLGSNSVRLMIVGIAPDGSYKLIDEAKEGVRLSEHMGPEAILKPIAIERTIEALRLFQHLCQAHGITRTDCVATAAVRQAVNQREFLKQVKADTGFDFRVLSGWEEAEAAYNGVINTIDIERGIIVDIGGGSTEVIRIEDRRMVQAISLPFGAVTLTENRIDSARGANKPGEDQLKALENFLSDQFAAIEWIKDMEAPTIVGLGGTVRNLSKIDRKRKKYSLDITHNYRMAPKDVHEIYRSVKTVSLEQRRKIPGLSKDRADIIVAGLAIISALINAAQGGELVVSGSGLRDGLFYQYLLREQPVPVVDDVVRHCVNNLMRYYSLERDHSRHVAALTLSMFDQLKALHEMSPFERRILEVASLLHDIGIHVNYYDHHKHSFYLITSTRINGLTHREILMAAFVAMAHTKTFSGNLLPYKDILSEEDGRTIRKLGVILRIAEALERSEAGVVSEVRLHHHVENVHLIARTRHSADLEICDAYKVAPDFKKVFGRNLLVSAQSGA; from the coding sequence GTGGAAAAAATCGGAATCATCGACCTGGGCTCCAACTCGGTCCGCCTCATGATCGTCGGCATCGCGCCTGATGGATCCTACAAGCTCATTGACGAGGCAAAAGAAGGCGTCCGTCTCAGCGAACATATGGGACCGGAAGCCATCTTGAAACCGATCGCCATAGAACGGACTATCGAGGCGCTGCGCCTGTTCCAGCACCTCTGCCAGGCTCATGGCATCACCCGCACCGACTGCGTGGCCACCGCCGCCGTCCGCCAGGCAGTCAACCAAAGGGAGTTTCTCAAACAGGTCAAAGCGGACACCGGCTTTGATTTTCGCGTCCTCTCCGGCTGGGAGGAAGCGGAAGCAGCCTACAACGGCGTCATCAACACCATCGACATCGAGCGGGGCATCATCGTCGACATCGGCGGCGGGTCAACCGAGGTCATCCGCATCGAGGATCGCCGCATGGTCCAGGCGATCAGCCTGCCCTTCGGCGCCGTCACCCTGACGGAGAACCGGATCGACTCGGCGCGAGGAGCGAACAAGCCCGGCGAGGATCAACTGAAAGCCCTGGAAAATTTCCTTTCCGACCAGTTCGCCGCCATCGAGTGGATCAAAGATATGGAAGCGCCGACCATCGTCGGTCTCGGCGGCACGGTGCGCAACCTGTCCAAGATCGATCGCAAGCGCAAAAAGTACAGCCTCGACATCACCCACAACTACCGGATGGCGCCCAAAGACGTTCACGAGATCTACCGTTCCGTCAAAACGGTCAGCCTGGAACAGCGCAGAAAGATCCCCGGTCTCTCGAAAGACCGCGCCGACATCATCGTTGCCGGCTTGGCCATCATCAGCGCCCTTATCAACGCCGCCCAGGGAGGGGAACTGGTCGTCAGCGGCTCCGGTCTTCGCGACGGCCTCTTTTACCAGTACCTGCTCCGGGAGCAACCGGTCCCCGTCGTCGACGACGTGGTCCGCCATTGCGTCAACAACCTGATGCGCTACTACAGCCTGGAACGGGACCATTCTCGACATGTGGCCGCACTGACCCTCTCTATGTTCGATCAGTTGAAAGCCCTTCATGAAATGAGCCCCTTTGAGCGCCGAATCCTGGAAGTGGCCTCCCTGCTGCACGACATCGGGATTCATGTCAACTACTACGACCACCACAAGCACAGTTTCTACCTGATCACCAGCACCCGCATCAACGGTCTGACCCACCGGGAGATCCTGATGGCTGCTTTTGTCGCCATGGCCCACACCAAAACGTTTTCCGGCAACCTGCTCCCCTACAAAGACATTCTCAGCGAAGAGGATGGCCGGACGATCCGCAAGCTCGGCGTCATCCTTCGCATCGCCGAAGCCTTGGAGCGCAGCGAGGCCGGCGTGGTCAGCGAGGTGCGCCTCCATCATCATGTGGAGAACGTCCATCTCATCGCCCGCACCCGCCACTCGGCCGATCTGGAGATCTGTGACGCCTACAAGGTGGCGCCAGACTTTAAAAAGGTCTTCGGACGCAACCTCCTCGTGTCGGCCCAGAGCGGGGCTTAA
- a CDS encoding RNA degradosome polyphosphate kinase: MEAEPNANGPSLDKTPERKSFNRSEYYINRELSWLEFNQRVLEEALDRTNPLLERLKFLAIVSSNLDEFFMVRVAGVQDQKEAGLLKRDPSGLTPAAQLKLIAERTHRMVQDQYAHLMNNLLPELEAKGIRFLRCDELNRSQKSFVENYFEQVIYPVLTPLAVDQSRPFPLLANKSLNIAVFLEPENNLAVKRQLFAVVQVPSVLPRFIEVPCTGGEAFVFLEDVIKSQLEVLFRGNHILDASTFRITRNADLTVDEEGAEDLLEAIEKELQKRKWGAEVRLELQSGASPAIRDYLKADLELDDEDLYTIPGPLDLTAFMRIVDLPGYDNLRHEKMTPQEPEDLVGEKDLFAAIAKKDILLHHPYESFHPVVEFVSQAARDPRVLAIKQTLYRVSGDSSIVKALAEAARKGKQVTVLVELKARFDEEKNIAWAKTLEKAGCHVIYGLVGLKTHAKIILVVRQEEGMIRRYVHLGTGNYNDATARFYTDFGLLTSAESFGADATDFFNEVTGYAVPAKWREIEAAPLGLRKRFFELIEREIAASTPEKPGRIIAKMNSLTDERMIQMLYKASCAGVQIDLIIRGVCCLRPGIPGVSENIRVTSIVGRFLEHHRAYYFQNGGSEEIYLSSADWMDRNLDRRVELLFPVKAPASAQRVKAILEMMLKDNVKARRLLPDGTYVRVAQEEREVLQSQVYFLKHSRRKGGRGSRRNRAAAATPAAPAERENEKENGKNLLH; the protein is encoded by the coding sequence ATGGAAGCCGAACCAAATGCCAACGGGCCAAGCCTTGACAAAACGCCGGAGCGGAAGTCCTTCAACCGTTCCGAGTACTACATCAACCGGGAATTGAGTTGGCTTGAGTTCAACCAGCGCGTGTTGGAGGAGGCCCTTGACAGGACCAATCCCTTGCTGGAACGTTTGAAATTTCTGGCGATCGTCAGTTCCAACCTGGACGAGTTCTTCATGGTGCGCGTCGCCGGCGTGCAGGATCAAAAAGAGGCGGGTTTGTTGAAGCGCGATCCTTCCGGCTTGACGCCGGCGGCGCAGTTGAAGTTGATCGCCGAACGTACCCACCGCATGGTGCAGGATCAGTACGCCCACCTGATGAACAACCTCCTGCCGGAATTGGAGGCCAAAGGGATCCGCTTCTTGCGGTGCGACGAATTGAACCGCAGCCAGAAGTCCTTTGTGGAGAACTATTTTGAACAGGTCATCTACCCTGTCTTGACGCCGCTGGCCGTCGACCAGAGCCGGCCCTTTCCGCTGCTGGCCAACAAGAGCCTCAACATCGCCGTCTTTTTGGAGCCGGAAAACAACCTGGCCGTCAAACGGCAACTGTTTGCCGTCGTCCAGGTGCCCTCGGTGCTGCCTCGCTTTATTGAGGTTCCCTGCACGGGAGGCGAAGCTTTCGTTTTTCTGGAGGACGTGATCAAGAGCCAGTTGGAGGTGCTGTTCCGGGGCAACCATATCCTCGACGCCTCGACATTTCGGATCACCCGTAACGCCGACCTGACCGTCGACGAGGAGGGCGCTGAGGATCTCCTGGAAGCCATCGAAAAGGAACTGCAGAAACGGAAGTGGGGCGCCGAGGTGCGCCTCGAATTACAGTCCGGCGCGAGCCCGGCCATCCGGGATTATCTGAAGGCGGACCTGGAACTGGATGATGAGGACCTCTACACCATCCCTGGTCCTTTAGATTTGACGGCTTTCATGCGCATCGTCGATCTGCCGGGTTACGACAATCTGCGCCACGAGAAGATGACACCCCAGGAGCCGGAAGACCTGGTCGGCGAGAAAGACCTCTTCGCCGCCATCGCCAAAAAGGATATCCTGCTGCATCATCCCTACGAGTCCTTTCATCCGGTCGTCGAATTTGTCTCCCAGGCCGCCCGGGATCCGCGGGTGCTGGCGATCAAGCAGACCCTATACCGGGTCAGCGGCGATTCGTCCATCGTCAAGGCCTTGGCCGAGGCGGCCCGCAAGGGCAAACAGGTGACGGTGCTGGTGGAATTGAAGGCGCGCTTCGATGAGGAGAAGAACATCGCCTGGGCGAAGACGCTAGAGAAGGCGGGCTGCCATGTCATCTATGGGCTGGTGGGCTTGAAGACCCACGCCAAAATCATCCTGGTCGTGCGTCAGGAAGAGGGGATGATCCGCCGCTACGTCCATCTCGGCACGGGCAATTACAACGACGCCACAGCGCGCTTTTATACCGATTTTGGCCTGCTGACCAGCGCCGAGAGCTTTGGCGCCGACGCCACCGACTTTTTCAATGAGGTGACCGGCTACGCCGTGCCGGCCAAGTGGCGGGAGATCGAGGCTGCGCCGCTGGGGCTGCGCAAGCGGTTTTTCGAACTGATCGAGCGGGAGATCGCGGCGAGCACGCCGGAAAAACCGGGCCGCATCATCGCCAAGATGAACTCGCTGACCGATGAGCGCATGATCCAGATGCTGTACAAGGCCTCCTGCGCCGGCGTGCAGATCGACCTGATCATCCGGGGGGTCTGCTGCCTTCGCCCGGGGATTCCCGGTGTGAGCGAGAACATCCGCGTCACCAGCATCGTGGGCCGCTTCCTGGAGCACCACCGGGCCTACTACTTCCAAAACGGCGGTAGCGAGGAGATTTACTTGTCCAGCGCCGACTGGATGGATCGCAACCTGGATCGGCGCGTGGAACTGCTCTTCCCCGTCAAGGCCCCGGCGTCGGCGCAGCGGGTGAAAGCCATCCTCGAAATGATGCTGAAGGACAACGTCAAGGCCCGCCGCCTGCTCCCCGATGGGACCTATGTGCGGGTCGCTCAGGAGGAACGGGAGGTCCTGCAGAGCCAGGTCTACTTCCTCAAGCACTCGCGGCGCAAGGGCGGACGCGGTTCGAGACGCAACCGTGCGGCAGCGGCGACTCCGGCGGCCCCAGCGGAGCGAGAGAACGAGAAGGAGAACGGGAAGAACCTGCTCCATTAA
- a CDS encoding amino acid permease: MTTPTLNPEQLIPEKKGLRRDMKSRHLMMISVGGTIGTGLFLGSGQTIHQAGPFGAILAYAAGGLIMFLVLLCLAELAVAMPVAGSFQSYASRFISPAAGYTTGWLYWVNWALCIAADFTAAGIIMHNWFPQVDVYIWCAVFAVSLALLNLISVKAYGEAEFWFASIKVVAIVGFIIAGAGLIFGFTGHEGAIGLSNFSTGDGGLFPNGFHAVFLTMIAVVYSFQGAELVGIAAGECEEPGKHVPRVIRGISLRIIIFYVLAVTVLAGTIPWTEAGVQESPFATVFGRIGIPFAQNVMSFVVLTSALSAGNSALYACSRLLWSMAKEKQAPSWLGRLNSRGVPFYGVLFTLALACLSLLTEAYAADTVYLWLMSSTGLTGCLIWIIIAWCQVNFRREYTRLGGSAGQLAFRTPLYPLVPILAAILNIGVIVSLYFDPSQQIVLYAGIPVLLLIYGSYYVFIGKGRPGLASAAQTQAQTD; encoded by the coding sequence ATGACAACGCCTACCTTGAATCCGGAACAGTTAATCCCAGAGAAAAAAGGCCTCCGCCGCGACATGAAGTCCCGCCACCTGATGATGATCTCTGTCGGCGGCACCATCGGCACCGGTCTCTTCCTCGGCTCGGGCCAGACGATTCATCAAGCCGGTCCCTTCGGCGCTATCCTGGCCTACGCCGCCGGCGGGTTGATCATGTTCCTCGTCCTGCTCTGTCTGGCCGAACTCGCCGTGGCCATGCCGGTTGCCGGCTCCTTCCAGAGCTACGCATCCCGCTTCATCTCCCCCGCCGCCGGTTACACCACCGGCTGGCTCTACTGGGTCAACTGGGCGCTCTGCATCGCCGCCGACTTCACCGCCGCCGGCATCATCATGCACAACTGGTTTCCCCAGGTGGACGTATACATCTGGTGCGCCGTCTTCGCCGTCTCCCTGGCGCTCTTAAACCTGATTTCCGTCAAGGCCTACGGCGAAGCGGAATTCTGGTTCGCCAGCATCAAAGTGGTCGCCATCGTCGGTTTCATCATCGCCGGCGCCGGCCTGATCTTCGGCTTTACCGGCCATGAGGGGGCCATCGGCCTCTCCAACTTCAGCACCGGCGACGGAGGGCTCTTCCCCAACGGCTTTCATGCCGTCTTCCTAACGATGATCGCCGTCGTTTACTCCTTCCAAGGCGCCGAACTGGTGGGTATTGCCGCCGGCGAGTGTGAAGAGCCCGGCAAACACGTCCCCCGGGTCATCCGCGGCATCAGCCTGCGCATCATCATCTTCTATGTCCTCGCCGTCACCGTCCTGGCCGGCACGATCCCCTGGACCGAGGCGGGTGTGCAGGAGAGCCCCTTTGCCACCGTCTTCGGCCGCATCGGCATCCCCTTCGCCCAGAATGTGATGAGCTTTGTCGTCCTCACGTCGGCGCTTTCGGCGGGCAACTCAGCCCTCTACGCCTGCTCGCGCCTGCTCTGGTCGATGGCCAAAGAGAAACAGGCGCCCTCCTGGCTCGGTCGCCTCAACAGCCGGGGCGTTCCCTTCTACGGCGTTCTCTTTACCCTGGCGCTGGCCTGCCTGTCCCTCTTGACGGAGGCCTACGCCGCCGACACGGTCTACCTCTGGCTCATGTCCAGCACCGGCCTCACCGGCTGCCTGATCTGGATCATCATCGCCTGGTGCCAGGTCAATTTCCGCCGCGAATACACCCGTCTCGGCGGATCGGCCGGTCAACTGGCCTTCCGCACGCCCCTCTACCCGCTCGTGCCCATCCTGGCGGCAATCCTGAACATCGGCGTCATCGTCAGCCTCTATTTTGACCCGTCACAGCAGATCGTCCTCTATGCCGGCATCCCGGTCCTGCTGCTCATTTATGGGAGCTACTATGTATTCATCGGAAAAGGGCGGCCAGGATTGGCGTCGGCAGCGCAGACACAGGCGCAAACGGATTAA
- a CDS encoding L-lactate permease, with translation MSTKKGGIHPMTWTQNYDPMGSLLMSTVVALIPIVYFFWALAIKKMKGHIAGLTTVALTVVIAIFAYGMPAGMAVTSTVFGGFTGLWPIGWIVINAVFLYKLTVKSGQFDVIRSSISSLTTDRRLQVLLIAFSFNGFIEGAAGFGTPVAISAALLVGLGFRPLFAAGLCMIANTAPVAFGGIGIPLITAAKTTGLPVAEIAGVAALQLGIMGLIVPFWVIVAMAGFRGAMEVLPAILVSGITFGVTMWATGTFVGPELPAIAASIVSLVALALFLKVWHPKSIFLFADEGQEKKGTNVSYSLGQVIKAWSPFIVLTGFIIVWAMPAIKTAMRTLNVVIPVEGLNKLVIQAAPIVAKPTPYAAVYTFDWLAAAGTGILLAAFLSMFLVRMSFGDWIRLYGQNLKELMYPLITISCVLGFAFIANYSGMSATMGLAAAKSGKVFPFMAPILGWLGVFLTGSDTSSCALFGNLQKITAEQIGVNPVLTVAGNATGGVAGKMISPQSLAVAAGATGLVGQESEIFRYTLKHSIPMVLLISLMTYVMSLMM, from the coding sequence ATGTCAACAAAGAAGGGCGGCATACATCCTATGACTTGGACGCAGAATTACGACCCGATGGGAAGCCTGTTGATGTCTACGGTCGTTGCACTGATTCCGATTGTCTATTTTTTCTGGGCGCTGGCCATCAAAAAGATGAAAGGCCACATCGCCGGTCTGACGACAGTGGCCTTGACCGTGGTGATCGCGATTTTCGCCTACGGCATGCCGGCCGGGATGGCCGTCACATCGACCGTCTTCGGCGGCTTCACCGGTCTCTGGCCCATCGGCTGGATCGTCATCAACGCCGTATTCCTCTACAAGTTGACCGTAAAATCAGGCCAATTTGACGTCATCCGTTCCTCCATCAGTTCCCTGACGACAGACCGCCGGTTGCAGGTGCTCCTGATCGCCTTCTCCTTCAACGGCTTTATCGAAGGCGCCGCCGGTTTCGGCACGCCGGTGGCCATCTCGGCGGCGCTGCTCGTCGGTCTCGGCTTCCGGCCCCTCTTCGCCGCCGGTCTCTGCATGATCGCCAACACGGCCCCTGTCGCCTTCGGCGGCATCGGCATCCCCCTGATCACGGCCGCCAAAACAACAGGCCTGCCTGTCGCCGAAATCGCTGGCGTGGCGGCGCTGCAACTGGGCATCATGGGCCTGATCGTGCCCTTCTGGGTCATCGTCGCCATGGCCGGTTTCCGCGGCGCCATGGAGGTCCTGCCCGCCATCCTGGTCTCTGGCATCACCTTCGGCGTCACCATGTGGGCCACAGGCACCTTCGTCGGACCGGAACTGCCGGCCATCGCCGCGTCCATCGTCTCCCTGGTGGCGCTGGCGCTCTTCCTGAAGGTCTGGCATCCCAAGTCCATCTTCCTCTTCGCCGATGAAGGCCAGGAGAAGAAGGGAACGAATGTGTCCTACTCTCTCGGTCAGGTGATCAAGGCATGGTCTCCTTTTATCGTCCTGACCGGCTTCATCATCGTTTGGGCGATGCCCGCCATCAAGACGGCCATGCGGACGCTTAACGTGGTCATCCCTGTCGAGGGCCTGAACAAGCTGGTCATCCAGGCGGCGCCCATTGTGGCCAAACCGACACCCTACGCCGCCGTCTACACCTTCGATTGGCTGGCCGCCGCCGGCACCGGCATCCTGCTGGCCGCCTTCCTGTCCATGTTCCTCGTCCGGATGAGCTTTGGCGATTGGATCCGCCTCTACGGGCAAAACCTGAAAGAACTCATGTATCCCCTGATCACCATTTCCTGTGTGCTTGGCTTCGCCTTCATTGCCAACTACTCGGGCATGAGCGCCACCATGGGCCTGGCCGCCGCCAAGTCGGGCAAGGTCTTCCCCTTTATGGCGCCCATCCTCGGCTGGCTCGGCGTCTTCCTCACCGGCAGCGACACCTCCTCTTGCGCCCTCTTCGGCAACCTGCAGAAGATCACGGCGGAGCAGATCGGTGTTAACCCCGTCCTCACGGTGGCTGGCAACGCCACGGGCGGTGTGGCCGGCAAGATGATCTCGCCCCAGTCCCTGGCCGTCGCCGCCGGCGCTACCGGGCTCGTCGGGCAGGAGTCGGAGATCTTCCGCTACACCCTTAAGCACAGCATCCCCATGGTGCTCCTGATCAGCTTGATGACCTATGTCATGTCCCTGATGATGTAA
- a CDS encoding MBL fold metallo-hydrolase — protein MRMIPVNKRLTLFQAEVEGYLTTAALLLLPGCNIIVDTMELPSRMEPIQSYLREKGRETHPLWVINSHHHWDHVWGNSAFSGCPIIAHEFCRRRLESGGEEVLEQYRAKDKRYGEVSLVLPGITFTDRMLLRDGDCRVDLLHFPGHTDDSLLVYLPGEGLLLAGDSLEDPFPMLEWEGGTERYLLNLLTLRGKAIKTVVPGHGPLSGPELIDRNLHYIRQVWRLARAAVRRKEPLESLYVLPVEVFLHSSGIGDKKIELRPCDRDTHLRNLERAYLDARDAPEGR, from the coding sequence ATGCGCATGATACCAGTCAACAAAAGACTTACCCTTTTCCAGGCCGAGGTGGAGGGCTATCTGACCACAGCGGCCTTGCTCCTGTTGCCTGGCTGCAATATCATTGTGGACACGATGGAACTGCCGTCGCGGATGGAACCCATCCAGTCCTATTTGCGAGAAAAGGGGCGGGAAACACACCCCCTCTGGGTCATCAACAGTCACCACCACTGGGATCATGTCTGGGGAAACAGCGCCTTCTCCGGTTGCCCCATCATTGCCCACGAGTTCTGCCGGCGACGGTTGGAATCGGGCGGCGAAGAGGTGCTGGAACAGTACCGTGCGAAGGATAAACGCTACGGCGAGGTCTCCCTGGTCCTGCCGGGCATCACCTTTACGGATCGGATGCTCCTGCGCGATGGCGACTGCCGCGTCGACCTGCTGCATTTTCCCGGCCATACCGATGACAGTCTGCTTGTCTACCTGCCCGGCGAAGGGTTGCTGCTGGCCGGGGACAGCCTGGAGGACCCCTTCCCCATGCTCGAATGGGAAGGGGGAACAGAGCGGTACCTGCTCAACCTGCTCACCCTGCGGGGAAAGGCGATCAAGACCGTCGTCCCCGGACATGGCCCCCTGTCCGGTCCGGAACTGATCGATCGGAATCTGCACTATATCCGCCAGGTGTGGCGGCTGGCCAGAGCGGCCGTGCGCCGGAAAGAGCCGCTGGAAAGCCTCTATGTTCTCCCCGTCGAGGTGTTTCTGCATTCGTCGGGGATAGGGGACAAGAAGATCGAACTGCGCCCCTGTGATCGCGATACCCACCTACGGAACCTGGAACGGGCCTATCTGGATGCCCGCGACGCCCCCGAGGGTCGATGA